The Candidatus Hydrogenisulfobacillus filiaventi sequence CTCGGGGGCAGGATGTGTTTCTGGTCTGGGGTCCTCCAGGGACCGGGAAGACGACGGTTATTGGCGAATGGGTCCGCTATTTCACTCAGCAAGGCCGTCGCATGTTAGTTTCCAGCGGCGGTGCGGCACTATCGCTGTTCCACCATCCATTGACGCCGGCTGAGCACTTGTGCCACGCTTCCCGCCTGCTCTCCCTGTACCCCTATTTTCATTCCCTGCCAGGTAACACCCTCCCCCGGCCGGGGGCTACCGGTTGTCGAAAACTGGTGGCCCGCGACCCCCGGGGGGTGCCGGGGGCGTGACCGTGAGCGGCCGCGCGCCGTGCATGCTAAGGGGAGCCTTCGCCGGGAAGGGGGTTGCGGACGTGGACGGGAGCAGCCTGCTCCGGAGAGGGGGACGCCTGCTGTTCTGGCTGCTGCCGGGGTTGGAGCTGGTCGTGCTCTGGCATCTCGACCAGGTGCACCGCCTGGTCAGCGGCAGTGCCACCCCCGTCCTGGAGGCGGCGTCCATCCTGCAGCATGGTAACGGGCTCCTGCGGGGCTGGTTCGTGAGCAGCGACGCTTATCTCTTCACCGACCTGCCGTTCTATGTGGCCGGGGTCGCCCTCGGCGGGGTCTCGGCCCCGGTGGCCCACGCCGTCACCTGGGTGGTGACGGTGGTCAACCTGGCCGGTTTCTGGGTGCTGATGCGCCGGGCGGCGGGGGCGCGGGCCGCCTGGGCGGCCGTGACCGCCTGGTTGGGCCTCTCGCCTGTGGTGCTGTGGCTGGCCGGATTCGGCAACATCCACGTGGGGACCATCGGCCTGGGGTGGTGGCTGTGGACGGCCGCGACCGCCTTTCTGTACCCGCAGGGCCCCCGGGCGGGCGGGGCCTGGGGCAGCCTGACGGCAGCCGGGGTGCTGGCGTGGCTGGTGGCGGTCTCCGATCCCTACGCCTGGGTGGTGGTGCTGCTGCCGGCGGTGGCCGCGACCTGGCTGGACGGCCGCGCACGGCCCGCCTGGTGGCGTCAGGTCCTGATGGCCGTCCTGCTGCTGGCGGGAGCGGCCGCCTCGGAGGCCCGGACCTGGCTCGACCACCACGGGGTGGTAATGGCCACCCTGCCGGCGGCCTTCGTCCCCTGGGCCCAGGTGGGCCCCCACCTGGGCCGCACCCTCGCCGGTCTGTGGC is a genomic window containing:
- a CDS encoding protein of unknown function (Evidence 5 : Unknown function), yielding MKIGVQGEQAGSVAQVLSRRQWMVEQR
- a CDS encoding membrane protein of unknown function (Evidence 5 : Unknown function) produces the protein MDGSSLLRRGGRLLFWLLPGLELVVLWHLDQVHRLVSGSATPVLEAASILQHGNGLLRGWFVSSDAYLFTDLPFYVAGVALGGVSAPVAHAVTWVVTVVNLAGFWVLMRRAAGARAAWAAVTAWLGLSPVVLWLAGFGNIHVGTIGLGWWLWTAATAFLYPQGPRAGGAWGSLTAAGVLAWLVAVSDPYAWVVVLLPAVAATWLDGRARPAWWRQVLMAVLLLAGAAASEARTWLDHHGVVMATLPAAFVPWAQVGPHLGRTLAGLWQLTGGWVLGRPLTEAGTMLRLIRLLLAGVAGWGWAGFFRSRPRGPARWWASALLAAAGFTALAGTFSTLGGPVRYLWPWSWWEAAGLGLWVARLTRRDWGREGWVVLVGAAVVAAGLVQGWQKPASAYTRAREQLLQVLTAARIPAVLSTAYEWGNDLTVQSRGRLRALSVAFRGGRLVPFNWEADVRWYRPQAGPVPALLLSRGQGRREGAAIRRQFGPPLRVLRVADKTVWVWSSSLTPRLGPPWFRVPGD